The Paenibacillus sp. BIC5C1 DNA segment TATGGAGGAACGGCAGATCAGTATTGATGGTTCAACCAGACAGCTGGAACGACCATTTATCGTCATTGCCACACAAAACCCGGTAGATAACCAGGGAACTTTTCCGTTACCCGAGGCACAGATGGATCGTTTCATGATGAAGATCCGAATGGGCTATCCGAGCAGTGAAGAAAGTGTAGAAATTCTGAGACGTACGGTAGCGAGCCGATCTGTTGCCGATCTGTTCTCTATCATTAGTCGCGAGCAGCTGCTTGAGGCACAGAGCACTTATACATCAGTCCAAATCGACGAAGATCTATTGCGATATATTATCCGTCTGACAGAAGCGACTAGGCAGCATCCTGAGCTTTCACTAGGCGTAAGTCCACGAGGAGCTCAGGCGTTGCTCAAGGCAAGTCAGGCCTGGGCTGCTCTACATGGCAGAGACTTCGTTCTCCCTGATGATATAAAAGTATTGGCGGAGCCCGTGTTAGCCCATCGGCTTGTATTCCGCAACCGGGTGAGACAACAAGAGGGCTTGGCGGAGCGTATTATTCAGGAACTTCTGAGCCAGACTGAAGTGCCGACGGAGAATCTTGCTACAGGCAGCGGGCGATAACGTATGGCATTACTATGGCTTGTCGTTGTTGGAGGCATTGTTATTGGAGTACACGGCATATGGTTCGGCCGTCCGGCTTTACGCAAGCTGAAGTACACCAGACAGTTCAGCAAAATGCGTTGTTACGCCGGGGATGAGCTGGAGATGGTTGAGACGATTGCGAACGAAAAACGGATATCGGTTCCATGGCTCAGACTTGAAGCTATGATGCCAGTTTCATTTATATTCCGTTCTGGCTCGGGCATGGATATCAGTCAGGGGGATATTTATCAGAATCATAAAAGTATCTTTACTTTGAAACCGTTTACTCGTATTACGCGCAAGCATCCTTTTGTATGCAGCAGACGCGGGATCTACACGTTAAACACTGTAACCATGACCGGAGGGGACCTGTTCGGCCTTTGGCGTACCTCGAAACCTATCCCCGTCCATCTGTCCATGGTCGTATATCCTTCACTTGTTCATGCGGAGGATCTACCTGCGATCTATCAGGTATGGCAGGGTGAGGTTGAGGTATCCCGTTGGATTGTTGAAGATCCCTTTCTGATTCTCGGGGTACGACCGTATGGTGCGGGTGATCCGATGAACCGTATTCATTGGAAAGCGAGTGCACGCACTGGAGAATTGCAGGTTTATAAGCAGGGATGGACTGCGGACCCTCAATCCTGGATTGTGGTTAACATTCAGGAGTCGGCGGACATGTGGAGTGTCGTTACCCGCCCGGAGATGATCGAACGGGCACTACGTTATGCGGCAACGGCAGCGGTAGATGCGATTGGAAGAGGGTTGCCCGCGGGATTTGCTCATAATGGGTACCGTGTGAGCGGAGGACGTGATCCATTGCGTATTGAGCCGGATTACGGCAGTCCTCATCTGGAAATGTTACTGGAAGCTATGGCAGAGACGGAGCTGAAATGCATGGTTCCCATGGAGCAGTTCCTGAGTGACGAAGTAGAACGGAATGAAGAGGCTCAGCAGGTTCGCAGTTATCTCTTAATTACGTCCTATGTATCTCCAGCTATGGAACATGAAATTGCGCGTTTGCATGAGCAAGGTCACCGTGTGACCATACTCCCCGTAGAGGGTGGAAAAAGCAATTCCAAGGCGGTGAGTGCATGAATGAATCCAACAGCAACAATACCAAGGAAAAAGTACTTCTATCCATGTCGGCCGTTCTGTTGATTGGGGTATATTTTTATCCGCTATTAACGCTTACTTCCCTCTATGCATCGGGACATTTTCCATACACATTAATGGCTATCTTTGTTGTTGCTGGCTGGTTAGGTCAATGGGTACAGCATAGGTTACCAACCATCAGCGAAAAGAACACGGTTATTCGATGGGGTGCAGCGTTGCTTATGGGGCTGTTGGTCTCATTGGTTATCGCACTTATATGGGCATTTCCTTTACCTGAGTTGCTGACGGCAGTGGTATGGGGAGTTATATCAGCCTATATTGGGTTGAATTTTCAACCTGTCTTCCGTTCCATTTTGATTTGGCGCTTGCAGATTTGGGGTGTAGTTAGTGCAATTGTGCTTAGTGGGGCTGCCAATGGAATTGAATTTATGCAACCTCTTCGGGCTTACACCGGAACCATATATGCAGCGGGAGTAATCAGTTTTGTTGGCTGGTTGGTAGGCCAGTACAGTGTGCAGCTGGATCGTGCGATATTAAATGATGGCTCAAGAAGGATCGTATTACGTGAGTTTGCCCGGGCGAATCACCAGCGTCTGTTATGGATGCTGATTGTGATCGCTGGAATTGGTGCTTTTCCCAGTCTTGTTGCTTGGCTAGGACCACTGCGTGACCGTCTGCTTGCTTGGATCAGAGGTTTAATAGGCTCGAGTTCCAATCAGGAGCCACCTATTACGCCTACAGCTCCAAATGAACCACCTATGATACCTGAAGGGATGGAATCAACTGGGGAGCCCTCTGTTTTCTGGGATATCCTGGGTTGGGTCGTCATGGGGGCTGTCGCAGTTGTGATCTTGTGGCTAATCTTACGTTTGGGGCAGAAGGCGATAAACAAAC contains these protein-coding regions:
- a CDS encoding MoxR family ATPase, which codes for MNIQGMEQMNKLLMDHVGKIIVGKDHTIELVMTAIIASGHVLLEDVPGTGKTMLAKSVASSLDCTFQRIQFTPDLLPSDLTGIHFFNQKEGDFEFRPGPLFANLVLADEINRATPRTQSSLLECMEERQISIDGSTRQLERPFIVIATQNPVDNQGTFPLPEAQMDRFMMKIRMGYPSSEESVEILRRTVASRSVADLFSIISREQLLEAQSTYTSVQIDEDLLRYIIRLTEATRQHPELSLGVSPRGAQALLKASQAWAALHGRDFVLPDDIKVLAEPVLAHRLVFRNRVRQQEGLAERIIQELLSQTEVPTENLATGSGR
- a CDS encoding DUF4129 domain-containing protein, whose translation is MNESNSNNTKEKVLLSMSAVLLIGVYFYPLLTLTSLYASGHFPYTLMAIFVVAGWLGQWVQHRLPTISEKNTVIRWGAALLMGLLVSLVIALIWAFPLPELLTAVVWGVISAYIGLNFQPVFRSILIWRLQIWGVVSAIVLSGAANGIEFMQPLRAYTGTIYAAGVISFVGWLVGQYSVQLDRAILNDGSRRIVLREFARANHQRLLWMLIVIAGIGAFPSLVAWLGPLRDRLLAWIRGLIGSSSNQEPPITPTAPNEPPMIPEGMESTGEPSVFWDILGWVVMGAVAVVILWLILRLGQKAINKLMERFKGLLQPGQKKVEPRTEYVDISETLEAPAKTRKSWFRKKESLPSQEAERVRFYYRKWIDRAAHRGVHIQGAHTPLEAAETIVQHGAREDDQKLSAMLPDTYNAVRYGKKSPDDSEMSEIDRIWKSYRSK
- a CDS encoding DUF58 domain-containing protein, with translation MALLWLVVVGGIVIGVHGIWFGRPALRKLKYTRQFSKMRCYAGDELEMVETIANEKRISVPWLRLEAMMPVSFIFRSGSGMDISQGDIYQNHKSIFTLKPFTRITRKHPFVCSRRGIYTLNTVTMTGGDLFGLWRTSKPIPVHLSMVVYPSLVHAEDLPAIYQVWQGEVEVSRWIVEDPFLILGVRPYGAGDPMNRIHWKASARTGELQVYKQGWTADPQSWIVVNIQESADMWSVVTRPEMIERALRYAATAAVDAIGRGLPAGFAHNGYRVSGGRDPLRIEPDYGSPHLEMLLEAMAETELKCMVPMEQFLSDEVERNEEAQQVRSYLLITSYVSPAMEHEIARLHEQGHRVTILPVEGGKSNSKAVSA